The following are encoded in a window of Urocitellus parryii isolate mUroPar1 chromosome 7, mUroPar1.hap1, whole genome shotgun sequence genomic DNA:
- the Rrs1 gene encoding ribosome biogenesis regulatory protein homolog: protein MEGQSVEALLAKAEQEEAEKLQRITVHKELELEFDLGNLLASDRNPPTVLRQAGPTPEAELRALARDNTQLLINQLWQLPTERVEEALVARLPEPTTRLPREKPIPRPRPLTRWQQFARLKGIRPKKKTNLVWDEVSGQWRRRWGYKRARDDTKEWLIEVPGSADPLEDQFAKRIQAKKERVAKNELNRLRNLARAHKMQLPSAAGLHPTGHQSKEELGRAMQVAKISTASVGRFQERLPKEKAPQGSGKKRKFQPLFGDFAAEKKNQLELLRVMNSKKPQLDVTRATNKQMREEDQEEAAKRRKMSQKGKRKGNRQGPGGKRKGGPPSQKGKRKGNLGGKMHSGPPGLGGKRKGGQHQGGKRRK from the coding sequence ATGGAGGGCCAGAGCGTGGAGGCACTGCTGGCAAAGGCGGagcaggaagaggcagagaagtTGCAACGCATCACAGTGCACAAGGAGCTGGAGCTGGAATTTGACCTGGGTAACCTGCTGGCTTCCGACCGCAACCCCCCGACTGTGCTGCGGCAGGCGGGACCCACGCCGGAGGCCGAGCTGCGGGCCTTGGCACGGGACAATACGCAGCTGCTCATCAACCAGCTGTGGCAGCTGCCCACGGAGCGCGTGGAAGAGGCGCTGGTGGCCCGGCTGCCGGAGCCCACCACGCGCCTGCCGCGTGAGAAGCCAATCCCACGGCCGCGGCCGCTTACACGCTGGCAGCAGTTCGCGCGCCTTAAGGGCATCCGTCCCAAGAAGAAAACCAATCTAGTGTGGGACGAGGTGAGCGGCCAGTGGCGGCGGCGCTGGGGCTACAAGCGCGCCCGGGATGACACCAAGGAATGGCTGATCGAGGTTCCCGGTAGCGCCGACCCCCTAGAAGACCAGTTCGCCAAACGGATTCAGGCCAAGAAGGAACGCGTAGCCAAGAACGAGCTGAACAGGCTGCGTAATCTGGCCCGAGCGCACAAGATGCAGCTGCCCAGCGCGGCCGGTTTGCACCCTACCGGACACCAGAGTAAGGAGGAGCTGGGCCGCGCTATGCAAGTGGCCAAGATCTCCACCGCCTCAGTGGGGCGCTTCCAGGAGCGCCTCCCCAAGGAGAAGGCTCCTCAGGGTTCAGGCAAGAAGAGGAAGTTTCAGCCCCTTTTTGGGGACTTCGCAGCCGAGAAAAAGAACCAGTTGGAGCTACTTCGAGTCATGAACAGCAAAAAGCCTCAGCTGGATGTGACGAGAGCCACCAACAAGCAGATGAGAGAAGAGGACCAGGAGGAGGCCGCCAAGAGGAGAAAAATGAGCCAGAAGGGCAAGAGAAAAGGGAACCGGCAGGGTCCAGGAGGCAAGAGGAAAGGCGGCCCGCCCAGCcagaaggggaagagaaaaggaaatttgggAGGCAAGATGCATTCCGGGCCACCTGGCTTGGGTGGCAAGAGAAAAGGCGGACAGCAccaaggaggaaagaggaggaagtaA